A single Oryza brachyantha chromosome 8, ObraRS2, whole genome shotgun sequence DNA region contains:
- the LOC102701930 gene encoding uncharacterized WD repeat-containing protein C2A9.03, with the protein MDEFELEDNLELILQSIQELIEDPGENNPFGAANHDELIASLLYNNQENMQTDVSVEDVRDGKDMQGIPWEKIVFRRDQYREMKMKNYRNYQNLSYAREEVLEDCKYVEKDSPYYDFQYNTRRARPSIVHFQLRNLVWATTKHDVYTVHNQSVMHWSSLDQTSTELINADDCIIPKQRGHGSQSVAMVQVTTMAVDDSLLVIGGFQGEIICKRLEDDGVLFSTRVTDDENAITNSLEIYQDPNGSRRLVAANNDCAVRIFDIEYFDLLKHYVFPWSVNSVSVSPKGGLFAVLGDHEDGLVVDPKCGKAIGTLKGHLDYSFASAWHPDGNILATGSQDTTCRLWDIRNLSQSVAVLGGRMGSIRCIKFSSDGRFLATAEPVDFVHIYDSYADYGRSHEIDLFGEIAGLSFSPDTEAFYVGIADPTYGGLIEFNRRHQHHYLNCMW; encoded by the exons ATGGACGAGTTTGAGCTGGAGGACAACCTAGAGCTAATCCTTCAGAGCATCCAGGAACTCATCGAGGACCCTGGGGAGAACAACCCCTTCGGTGCGGCCAACCATGACGAGCTCATCGCCAGCCTCCTCTACAACAACCAG GAGAATATGCAGACTGATGTGTCCGTGGAGGACGTCAGGGATGGGAAGGACATGCAGGGGATCCCGTGGGAGAAGATTGTGTTTCGGAGGGATCAGTATCGggagatgaagatgaagaattACAGAAATTATCAGAACCTGAGTTATGCCCGAGAGGAAGTTTTGGAG GACTGCAAATATGTTGAAAAAGATAGTCCTTACTACGATTTCCAGTACAACACAAGGCGTGCTCGTCCATCAATTGTACATTTTCAG CTAAGGAATCTGGTGTGGGCAACAACCAAACATGATGTTTACACGGTGCACAACCAATCAGTGATGCACTGGTCATCACTGGACCAGACAAGCACTGAGCTAATCAATGCAGATGACTGCATTATACCAAAACAG AGAGGGCATGGGTCACAGTCCGTTGCAATGGTCCAGGTGACAACTATGGCTGTGGATGATAGTTTATTGGTAATTGGTGGTTTTCAGGGTGAGATTATATGCAAG CGCCTAGAGGATGATGGAGTTCTTTTTAGCACCAGAGTTACAGACGATGAGAATGCTATTACCAACTCTTTGGAGATATATCAGGATCCCAA tgGATCTAGACGGTTGGTTGCTGCTAACAATGACTGCGCTGTCAGAATTTTTGATATTGAGTACTTTGACCTGCTGAAGCACTATGTCTTCCCATGGTCTGTGAAT AGCGTTTCAGTGAGCCCAAAAGGGGGACTGTTCGCTGTCCTTGGGGACCATGAGGATGGCTTGGTAGTGGATCCCAAGTGTGGCAAG GCAATTGGTACACTTAAGGGTCACTTGGACTACTCTTTCGCATCTGCCTGGCATCCTGACGGCAATATCTTGGCTACCGGCAGTCAAGATACAACTTGTCGGCTGTGGGACATTCGGAACCTGTCACAGTCTGTAGCTGTACTTGGCGGAAGGATGGGCTCGATACGTTGTATCAAGTTCTCTTCAGACGGGCGGTTCTTGGCTACTGCAGAACCTGTGGATTTCGTCCATATCTATGATTCATATGCAGACTATGGCAGATCTCATGAGATTGATTTGTTTGGTGAGATTGCTGGATTGTCCTTCAGCCCAGACACCGAGGCCTTCTACGTTGGCATTGCAGACCCAACATACGGAGGCCTCATCGAGTTCAACAGGAGGCACCAGCACCATTATTTGAACTGTATGTGGTGA